In Phlebotomus papatasi isolate M1 chromosome 1, Ppap_2.1, whole genome shotgun sequence, the following proteins share a genomic window:
- the LOC129801191 gene encoding alpha-taxilin: MENSKSDGGDRRDSERKKLAKEERMRDLKVEEQLVKSMSSMEPDDKIHNLVKKYVDLEKETRKLGSVAKQQEKRLDLIQKEKENLQQEYNKAILTKSKLESLCRELQRQNKSIKDESFAKIREEEEKRKETQAKFQKSLNEITTLMNENNERNKKLQEDNVEMSKRLKYLLEQSETREQQVEKINMSIDLSTQLNEAKLTKIQMEAALEKEGLLKEKHEILTDLKRTRQQFAEAQQQLDLYTTKYDEFQNSLSKSNSIFTTYKAELEKMSKKIIKLEKERNEWRTKFEKSNVAVLELASDKQLKDQILNKTTRQLDQLQKLCRFLQADRALLVNTLKENNIERPALPELPPEPEPVEPEPSPQDDKLERMMKTCSEYKQNLAVLQNQLASITKPSTSQESKKSKAKSKKKESQKTLACEMENGDAVVEPVALANSDSAPMSQENTNDTSIIASALPIDQQDIKE; encoded by the exons ATGGAGAATTCAAAAAGTGATGGAGGTGACCGTAGAGATTCGGAGAGGAAGAAATTGGCCAAAGAGGAGAGAATGCGTGACTTAAAAGTCGAGGAGCAG ctgGTGAAATCAATGAGCAGCATGGAGCCAGATGATAAGATACACAATCTGGTGAAGAAGTACGTGGACTTGGAGAAAGAGACACGTAAACTTGGGAGTGTGGCCAAGCAGCAGGAGAAGCGACTGGATTTGATACAAAAGGAGAAGGAAAATCTACAGCAGGAGTACAATAAAGCCATCCTGACAAAATCCAAGCTAGAATCACTGTGCCGGGAACTCCAGCGACAGAATAAATCCATCAAGGATGAGAGCTTTGCGAAGATCCGGGAGGAGGAGGAGAAGCGCAAGGAGACTCAAGCTAAATTTCAGAAATCCCTCAATGAAATCACCACACTGATGAATGAGAACAACGAGCGGAATAAGAAGCTCCAGGAGGACAATGTGGAGATGTCCAAGAGACTTAAGTACCTCCTGGAGCAGTCAGAGACAAGAGAGCAGCAAGTGGAGAAAATCAATATGAGTATTGATCTCTCGACACAGCTCAATGAGGCAAAACTCACAAAAATCCAGATGGAAGCTGCCCTGGAGAAGGAAGGGCTCCTGAAGGAAAAGCACGAAATCCTAACGGATCTCAAGAGAACGCGCCAGCAATTTGCTGAAGCACAGCAGCAACTGGATCTTTACACCACAAAATATGATGAATTTCAGAATTCCCTGTCCAAGAGCAATAGCATTTTCACAACCTACAAAGCCGAACTGGAGAAGATGTCCAAGAAAATTATAAAGCTGGAGAAGGAACGGAATGAATGGAGGACGAAATTTGAGAAGAGTAATGTTGCTGTCCTGGAGCTGGCATCCGATAAGCAACTCAAAGATCAAATACTGAACAAGACAACTCGTCAATTGGATCAACTGCAGAAACTCTGTCGATTTCTTCAG GCTGATCGCGCTCTCCTGGTCAATACCCTGAAGGAGAATAACATCGAACGACCAGCCCTGCCAGAATTACCACCGGAACCGGAGCCAGTGGAACCCGAACCATCGCCTCAGGATGACAAGCTCGAACGGATGATGAAGACTTGCAGTGAATACAAGCAAAATCTCGCTGTCCTGCAGAATCAACTGGCGTCAATTACCAAACCGTCCACATCGCAGGAAAGTAAGAAGTCCAAAGCAAAGAGCAAGAAGAAAGAATCGCAGAAGACTCTCGCCTGTGAAATGGAAAATGGAGATGCTGTAGTAGAACCAGTCGCCCTCGCCAATTCCGACAGTGCCCCTATGAGTCAGGAAAATACCAATGACACCTCAATAATTGCTTCCGCACTGCCCATCGATCAGCAGGACATCAAGGAGTAG